TTGGTAAGTTCGGCCACCTGTTCGCGCAGTATTGTTAAATCTTGTTGATAAACGTTTGATTTTTTCGTAAGCGTAGCCAATACATCGTTCTTTTTGGTCAAAAGCGATTGGGTCGAGTTTAGTTTTTGACTGACCGCTTCATTGGCACTGCGGGCATTGCTGAGATCTTTGCTTAACGTATTGATGTCTCGCTCCAGGTTAAGTTTTACAGACAAAAGAGAGTCGGCCTTAAGCGTTGTTTTATCTTTCGCTTTGGCTAAATCGCCGCTTTTGTCCCAATAATAAAGGCCCGTGATCGCACTGGTTGTCAGCAGAAAAGCCAGCATGGCGGCGATGGTTTTTGAATTTTGCGCAGTCCATTTCATGATTCCGGTGTTTTTGGTGTAAGCTTTGATTGATGAAACAAAGGTTGACCCCAAAACTTAAGGACGGCTTAACGGGAGATTAGAATGTACTTAGGGGGGAAATTAAAATGGAGGAAAACAGCCAATAAACGAGCCGTTGCGTTTCAGTTCACTTCGCCTTTCAGGTGTCGGAGTTTTACGATAAACTCGGTGCCGAGATGGGGCGTACTTGTTACGGTAATAATGCCCTCATGGAGCTCAATGATTCTTTTGACGACCGAGAGCCCGATGCCGAAACCGTTGTAATCAAGGGCATTTTTGGCCCGATAAAAAGGCTGGAAGATATTGGGCAAATCAATGTTTGCGATTCCGATTCCTTGGTCAATGACCCGTACTATGCAATATTTTTTGTCAAATCCCAGTCGTAAAATGGCCTGATGAGCTGATGAATATTTGCAGGCATTTTCTGAAAGATTAACAAATACATTTTTCAGCAGGGCTTCGTTGCCCACCACCAGCGTCAGGTGATCTTCATCGGGAATTTGGTCAAAATCAAACTGAATCTGATAGTCCGGATGACTTGCGGTCACTTCCTGTTGGGCATTGAGCAGTACTTCTTCCATCCGTACTTTTTCAAAAGGCAGGTCTTCGGCAGTATCATTGATACGGGCAAGCTGAAGCAACCCGTTGGAAAGATCAATGAGACGATTGGTATCGTTGAGAAGATTTTGTAAAATAATGAGTTGCTCTTCGGGCGAATTTACGGTTGATAGACCGATCTGAATTTCGGTTTTGAGGGCTGAGAGGGGTGTACGCAATTCATGGGAGGCATGAGAGACAAATTGCCGCTGCTGTTGGAACGCCAGTTCAAGGCGTTCGAGCATCAGATTAAAATTGAGCGCCAATTGCGCTATTTCATCTTTTCCATTGCCTTGATGAATCCGTTTTCGTAAGTTTTTAGCCGTAATTTCTCCAATCTCCCGGTTGATGGTCGTGATGGGACGCAGAGATTGATGCGCAAAAAAAAGCGCCAGAACCACGGTTGTGAATATGCCGCCCAGAAAGGCAAACAGTAAAGTGATGAGGAGCTTTTGCTGTTGAAGTGCCCCATTTTTGTCAATGCCTGAAGCGATGATCACAAAACGGTCGTAACGCCCTTCAAACACAAGGCCAATGACCGCGCGGTCTTCGTAATGCAATTTGATTTCCCGATTTAACCGTATTTCATTGATTCGTTCCTGCGTTACATACGGCGCTATTTTCTCTACGTTGGAATACAATAGCAAATTTCGGTAGTCATAAATAAAGATTTCCTCTTCCGGAAGGCGCGAGGAAGAGTTTTTGTCGATCAGTTTGAGCAGGGTGGTGTTAAACTCTTTAACATCCACCAACAACCGGGCCGTGGTTTTAGCCCGCCGTGAAAGCCGGTCATAAAAACTCGTTCGGCGTTGATTTTCGGCCCGTAAATACACAATGCCCGAGAATACCAACAGTATTGTAAGTACGATCAGCGTAAATTGCAGAGCTATTTTATAGCGAATTTGCATAAACTAATCAGCTTTGAGGTAGTACCCCAGACCGGTCTTGGTATGGATCAGTTTGGGCTCAAAATTACGGTCTATTTTTTTGCGTAAGTAATTGATATATACCTCTATCACGTTGGTGTTTGTGTCAAAGTTTAACTCCCATACGTGCTCAATGATGTCCATCTTTGACAGGACACGGCCTTTATTTCGTAACAGGAATTCGAGCAGTTCGTATTCGCGGGCCGTCAGGTCAATAAGCTGATTGTCTCTTCTGACGGTTTTGCTGATAAGGTTCATTTCCAGGTTGGCCTCGCGAAGTACTTCCGAGGCTTGGTCGTGGGTGGGATTGGCCCGCCGAAGCAATGCATGAACACGGGCTAATAATTCCCGATAATCAAAGGGTTTGACCAGATAGTCATCGGCCCCGTAATCAAGCCCTTTGACGCGGTCGTCGATTTCTCCCAGTGCCGTAAGCATGAGAATGGGCGTAGTGACACCGTGCTGCCGAATGGCCTTACAAACTTCAAAGCCATTCATGAGCGGAAGGTTGATATCCAATAAAATAAGGTCATACGCATGGGTCGTGGCAAGACGGGCACCCACAAAGCCGTCATAGGCCGGCTCTACCTCAAAACCTTGCTTTTGCAGGCCTTTCTTTGTAGCGTCAGAGATTCGTTTGTCATCTTCGACAAAAAGTATTTTGGGGCAAGCCTCCATGGTATGGTCAGAGCGTTTGTGTGAATGGGTTCTTTTTGAAATAGTTTATAAAACTCTGATAATCAGTGATTTTTTTCATTGCCGCCAATTGTACATTTATTCCGTTGGTAACCGCTCCTTCATTCGATAATCGTCATTCATTAAGAAAGCCGGTGGAGGTAAGCATCCGATGGAACGGATTGCTCTTTGGTTGGCGCATTAACTGAAGGCCGGATGAAAAGCACCGGCACGTTGGCATGATTGATGACCTGTTGGGCAAAAGGTCCGATAAAGAACTCCTTGAGTTGATACTCAAGCGAACCGGTAACGACCAGCAGGTCCACTTGTAGCTCATGGGCTTTTTCTACAATGGTTTCGGCCGGGGAGTCGCAAAAATGAAACTCAGCCCGAAGCTGTACGCCATCTTTTTCCAACTGCTGTATCAGGTTGGATGCCTCCAGATTGAGCTCTTCAAAGCTATGATTGTCAAGGCGTTCCAGTACGCCCAGTACAATCAGTCGGGCTTGGTTGCGTTCGATGATCTTACGGGCAAAACCATATTTTTCCAACGCGTTGACCACGGGTCTTACCGGAAATAAAATGTTTTTAAACTGAAGCCATTGTCGATGCGGAGGGACCGTCAATACAGGGCAGGGAGCATTTTTAAGAATACTGAAGACATTGGAGCCGATCAAAAAGGCCCGTAACTCCGAAGTACCGTAGGAGCCGATGACGATGAGATCCGCGTGTTTTCTAATGGCAATTTCCACGATAGCTCCGGTCACGGATCCGGTCATGACATCATAAGTGCAGCTAAGTGGGTGCTGCATAAGAAGTTGTGCCACCAATTCCTCCAGTTTCAATACTGCGCTTTTGACCGAGGCGTCCAAGCCCGTATCCATGATCATCCCTCCTTCGGGAAAGACAATGACACTATCTGTGGTGACCACATGGACCAGAAGCAACTTTGCCCGGTGCCGGCCGGCCATTGCGACTGCGGTTTGAAGAGCATTGAGTGAAGCCTCTCCGAAATCAATCGGTACAAGCAGGGTTTGAAGAGCCGATGTGTTCATTCTTTCGGTTTTTTTAGACAGTGTGGTTGCTGCAAACCTAAAAAATGAAACTTAAGAACTCCTTAACATAAAATTATAATTTAATAAAGAAGCAAGGTCTATTTAACGGCGGGGGGCAATTTTTGCTAAAAAAGCCCCTTACTGCCTTGAATACAACTTTGAGAGAGGAGTTGTGTAAAGAGGTGCAGTTTGAAAAAAGATGGAAAAGTAACCCTGCGAAGAGTTATCCATGAACATCAGTTAACATTTTACAGACCCTGACCCAAGGCAGCGATAACCGCTGCTTTGGGATGTATTTTGACTCAATACAGTATCTGATTTTAACGACACACGGGGAAAGAAACGACCTATGCAATTTTTACAATCTC
Above is a window of Runella slithyformis DSM 19594 DNA encoding:
- a CDS encoding HAMP domain-containing sensor histidine kinase; this translates as MQIRYKIALQFTLIVLTILLVFSGIVYLRAENQRRTSFYDRLSRRAKTTARLLVDVKEFNTTLLKLIDKNSSSRLPEEEIFIYDYRNLLLYSNVEKIAPYVTQERINEIRLNREIKLHYEDRAVIGLVFEGRYDRFVIIASGIDKNGALQQQKLLITLLFAFLGGIFTTVVLALFFAHQSLRPITTINREIGEITAKNLRKRIHQGNGKDEIAQLALNFNLMLERLELAFQQQRQFVSHASHELRTPLSALKTEIQIGLSTVNSPEEQLIILQNLLNDTNRLIDLSNGLLQLARINDTAEDLPFEKVRMEEVLLNAQQEVTASHPDYQIQFDFDQIPDEDHLTLVVGNEALLKNVFVNLSENACKYSSAHQAILRLGFDKKYCIVRVIDQGIGIANIDLPNIFQPFYRAKNALDYNGFGIGLSVVKRIIELHEGIITVTSTPHLGTEFIVKLRHLKGEVN
- a CDS encoding universal stress protein, producing the protein MNTSALQTLLVPIDFGEASLNALQTAVAMAGRHRAKLLLVHVVTTDSVIVFPEGGMIMDTGLDASVKSAVLKLEELVAQLLMQHPLSCTYDVMTGSVTGAIVEIAIRKHADLIVIGSYGTSELRAFLIGSNVFSILKNAPCPVLTVPPHRQWLQFKNILFPVRPVVNALEKYGFARKIIERNQARLIVLGVLERLDNHSFEELNLEASNLIQQLEKDGVQLRAEFHFCDSPAETIVEKAHELQVDLLVVTGSLEYQLKEFFIGPFAQQVINHANVPVLFIRPSVNAPTKEQSVPSDAYLHRLS
- a CDS encoding response regulator transcription factor, with protein sequence MEACPKILFVEDDKRISDATKKGLQKQGFEVEPAYDGFVGARLATTHAYDLILLDINLPLMNGFEVCKAIRQHGVTTPILMLTALGEIDDRVKGLDYGADDYLVKPFDYRELLARVHALLRRANPTHDQASEVLREANLEMNLISKTVRRDNQLIDLTAREYELLEFLLRNKGRVLSKMDIIEHVWELNFDTNTNVIEVYINYLRKKIDRNFEPKLIHTKTGLGYYLKAD